In Pelagibaculum spongiae, the genomic stretch CGTGAAGCCAAAGGTTCTATTCTTGGCTTTGGTGACGTTCATAAGCGTGGACACTTCTACCGGGCGATTCTAGAAGGCTTGGCTTACAGCCTGCGTGAAAGTATGGAGCGAGTCGAAAAGCGAACCAAAACACCGATAACCCAATTACGTGTTTCTGGCGGCGGTTCTCAATCGGATGCAGCGATGCAAATTACCGCTGATATTTTTAACTTGCCCGCTGCGCGGCCACATACCTATGAAACTTCAGGTTTAGGCGCTTGTATTGATATTGCAGTCGGCCTTGGTCTTCACCCGAACTTTGATACCGCAGTAGAGAAAATGGTTCATACCGGCCAGGTATTTGACCCAATTCCGGCCAATGCAAAAATTTATGACGAGTTATATAAGCGGGTTTATTTGAAAATGTATAAACAGCTACAGCCACTATATAAAGATATACGGGATATTACCGGTTATCCTGAGTAATCCCCAAGCAATACCCAAATATTAAAAAGGCCGCAATTGCGGCTTTTTTATTAATTAAAAAACACAACTAAAACACCCACCCTAGTTATTAATTTGAATAAAAAACTACAAGCCATTGCTCAAGCACTATGATAACTACAGTGTATGCCATTTGAGCGGAGAATCTTCAACCCTAAATCTCGAAAATCATCATAAATATCTAGCGGCTTGAGCTTACCAATTAATGCTTCATAGTCTGCATGATTCCACATAGGATGATTTAAAGTTTCAACTTTAATTTTTCTTCTATTAGCCACTGACAGTACAGCCATGATTTCAATAGGAAATAACAGAAGGCAGCTACTAAATGCATCATTAAAAGGCATACTAGAAATGGCGGCAGCTTCCTTGGCAGACTCTTTAGTGTCTGTAGCAGCAATACTCACATGATAGTCAAGGGCACTCATTAAGCCGCTGCCAAGCAACTCTCCATCATTGTTTGTTAGGCCATCCATTATTGTTCTATAACTTTTTAGTGCGGGGTAGTCTTCCTCATCCAACCCTTGATAGAGACAAGCAAGGAATAAAGACAAGTTGACGAGTGATGCGTCGCACGGAACCCCATCATTAGCTTTGGTTTCGATAACTTCTTTCAAAAAATCACTTAAAAAAGCCACCGCACTTTCATCATTCAAGCACATGGCTAACATAAGTCCAACAGCTATGAAATTACTGGAGTTCTGATATTTGAAAATAGGGCTTGCCGGTTTCCCCCTTACCTGACAGACAAGTCGAGCAAAATTCAGTGAAATTATACAGTATGACAAACTTAGCGATAGCTGTTGGTTTATGCTTTCAATATTCGCATCCCTATTAATCATCTCTGCATTAACTTTTCCCATCAACATGGAAGATTGAAAATCAAACTCATTTTTTCCTAAAATAGAGGTGTCGGACTCAGAACAAAGCTTTTCAATCGCTTTTGACTTTTGCTCTGAAATATAAGCTCCTTGCCTAATATCATCCCACCATTGCAGATGCTCCCGGTAGATTTTCTTATATCGTCTTCTTAAGGTTTGATCACTCAGCATTGCTATATCCTTGTATTGTCGATTTTTTCACCCAGCCTCTTTCCTGGAACCCACTTATAAAACTCAACACTCTGCTTTTCCTTCCTGACATGAGTTATATGAACAACATAACCCTCAAGCCCCGAGTCAAACATTTGATCTTCTATTTCGTTTGAAATTCTTTTTGCTTTATCAGCTTGACCTAACCAGTTTTTGTTGGCTGCTTTTTGCAAGCGATCTGGTACATATCTTTCAGGTCCATCGCGTTGGTCAATTTTGCTTTTGTTTTTGAGCGCTCCTCGCTTTCCTGATACAGAAGTTTTAACTTCAAAAAAGGCAAAATTAAATAACATGTCGAATATCTTCAATCAGCTGGTTTGCTAATTGCTTGTTGCTAACATCACCTGTGACCGGTATCACCTGCCCAGCCAATCCAAGCTCAATAGTGAATGTTTCATTTTTATAATCAGAGGAAGAGCTCGAACCATTGCTATCCAGAATGAGTCGATAATCTGCAGGGATTTGATACTTGTTTTGCCGGTAAATATAGCCAAACACACGATAAACCTGTTCAACAGTACCTTTGCTTACTATTGTTTCAATCACCCGAATATTGCTCCAGACAGCAGCAGCCACCAGAAATGAAAAAACAACTAACATTAGGCCACTAATTGCGACAAAAACCAGGTAGCCCGCAGATTCACCCAGCGTTAAAGCAACAATAGAAAAACCAAACACATCAGTTGATTTAGCTGCCAAGTTAACGGATTGAGAAACCCTCTCGATAATTTCCAGTACTAACCCTACAGTTAGCATCAGCGATACTAGCCACCAATAAACACGCTTGAAAAATGAATTTTTTTTATTAAACAGCTTTGTTTTTACACTGATATTACTTTGATCTTCTCTTTGAATAGTTAGCTGGTTTTCTAATAAATCACGATATAATTCCTGATCCAGAGCTTGTTGATCGGTATGGTTCTGATACGCCAGTCCGGAAAACCCGGATAAGTCATATTTTGAACCTTCAGATACGTTAAGCAAAGGTTTTGCTGGCTGAGGCTTTTGAAGCACATTCGGCAGTTGCCACTTTTTATCTACCGAAAACTGCTCTCCATTTTTGCCTATAACTTCTCCGCTAAACTTTAAAAACCAGCAAATGTCGCCATCAAGCCACTCTTTATTCTGTGAGCCGTGGTTCTGTGGGATTTCTAACTCAAAGCCCAGCCGACAATGGTTTACACAGGAAAACTGCCGATCAGATAATTGTTCTATTACTACCGCTTCTTTAGCTGGGTGAGTAAAACGCCACTGCTGATCTTTGGCCACTTTTCCATATCCCACCAATTCAATTTTTGCCGTATCTGATATTGAAAATGGAATATCCAACTGGCCTGCAAACTGCTGCCTTTGATCGATACATCCCTGATCATTCAGAACACTGCGTATCTTCAATTGCCAGGGTTTATGTAGCTTTAACTGAAAATGTCTATCTACACTCCCAAGAAAATAGGAGAGAAAAACACCTATAAATATTCCAAAGCCTCCAAAGATCGGCAGCCCTTCAAACCAACTGCTTTTTGGCAACAATAACAATGGAAAAAACAGGCAAATAATAAACAGCATGGCAACAAAGCCAGCAGCTAGCTCGGAATGACTTCGCCCTGAAACAACCCAGAAACAATAATCAGGGCTTTTGCCCATTTGCCAACTGGAGTTATCCGGTTTAACTCTTTGCCCCGGAAACCATCCCAGTACGACACAGGCTCCAGAAAAGATAAACAACGAAGCAATAAGGCTCAAAACAAAATACTGGGTATTGTTTTGTGCACGGACCAGAAAAGCTTGCTTTGGATGATCTGGATTCACCCAGGCAAGCAGTAAACCTTTCTCTGCCCGCTGGGTAATTTCACGATATTGTTGTCGATTAAACGTATCAAACTCTGATTCAACATCATGGGAAGAGAGCTGGTTAGAACGATAACTATTACCCTGCCATTGATACTGATATTCGATATCTGCGAATTGCGAATCAGATCCAACCCATAACAACTCAGCTCTAACCGGTACCCAATCAGCAGTAACAACATATCGATACAGGCCGGGAGCTGTAGCTGATAACATCATAATCAAACCAGTCAGAACGAATAACCAACCGAAACGACTCTTTTCTGGTGCTTTTTCCAGTTGCAAAACTCAGCCTTTTATTAATTGATTATGCAGCTTTTTCAGTTGAACTTTGAACTTCTGACAATTTTTTAATCAGCAAATACTTCAAAGCTTTTGCAGGCTCTTGCCCCTGAATACCTTCGGCAATCGTTTTTAGTTTTCCTTGATGCTCAATCGCCAGAGCCATCATTTGGGTGTGCTTACCATTTGCGGTAATTCGAGCACCTTCTTTTAACACTAGCTGTTGCAGACTAGTAAACGGATAATCTGTTTGTGATAATCGAATGCCTGCCCAGCGACGAGTGACTTGCACCCGACCATTAGTAATAATGGCTTCTAGCTGTTTTCCTGCCAGCCACAATCCAATTAAAACAGACAAAGCACCGACAATAGAGAAAATAATTCCTAAACCATCGGTTTCATTTTGAAAGTAAATGCCAATACTAAAGAAAATACTACCGGTTAAAATAAATGGTATTTTAGCACCCAACATTCTCATCGCACGGCTGTACAGTTTAACCCCTTGTGGGTTGTCTAATGTACCGAGATTTTCTAATGAAATTTGCTGCAACGCGTCTTGCTCAGATTCGGCTTGATGCTGACTAGTAATTACCGGCTGTTCAATTAAATCGACTACTTTCTTCTGATGAATTTTTGTTCGTTCTTCTGCTTTTAGTTCTGGTTCGGTTTTTTGCTTTCGTCGAAATAGCAATGGCAGCAATGCCATCAACAAGGGCATAGCTAAAAAAGCCAGGGTGAAAAGAGAAGAAGCTAGAGCATCAACATGTAAGATGTTGCGATCAAGTACCACTTGCTTTGGCTGCTCAGGATTAAGCCAACCCTGAAC encodes the following:
- a CDS encoding DUF3592 domain-containing protein, with the translated sequence MQLEKAPEKSRFGWLFVLTGLIMMLSATAPGLYRYVVTADWVPVRAELLWVGSDSQFADIEYQYQWQGNSYRSNQLSSHDVESEFDTFNRQQYREITQRAEKGLLLAWVNPDHPKQAFLVRAQNNTQYFVLSLIASLFIFSGACVVLGWFPGQRVKPDNSSWQMGKSPDYCFWVVSGRSHSELAAGFVAMLFIICLFFPLLLLPKSSWFEGLPIFGGFGIFIGVFLSYFLGSVDRHFQLKLHKPWQLKIRSVLNDQGCIDQRQQFAGQLDIPFSISDTAKIELVGYGKVAKDQQWRFTHPAKEAVVIEQLSDRQFSCVNHCRLGFELEIPQNHGSQNKEWLDGDICWFLKFSGEVIGKNGEQFSVDKKWQLPNVLQKPQPAKPLLNVSEGSKYDLSGFSGLAYQNHTDQQALDQELYRDLLENQLTIQREDQSNISVKTKLFNKKNSFFKRVYWWLVSLMLTVGLVLEIIERVSQSVNLAAKSTDVFGFSIVALTLGESAGYLVFVAISGLMLVVFSFLVAAAVWSNIRVIETIVSKGTVEQVYRVFGYIYRQNKYQIPADYRLILDSNGSSSSSDYKNETFTIELGLAGQVIPVTGDVSNKQLANQLIEDIRHVI
- a CDS encoding DUF3592 domain-containing protein, giving the protein MTNKKRTSRFSLFQFIIALVFVGYAANSMGWTEQYLGYAKTLFWKPVSVELTSLAIDEKAKTGITAEYQYRYNGQRYTSQKIRAVDKNWLDSDQALEIYTSLRSQRNSGKVQGWLNPEQPKQVVLDRNILHVDALASSLFTLAFLAMPLLMALLPLLFRRKQKTEPELKAEERTKIHQKKVVDLIEQPVITSQHQAESEQDALQQISLENLGTLDNPQGVKLYSRAMRMLGAKIPFILTGSIFFSIGIYFQNETDGLGIIFSIVGALSVLIGLWLAGKQLEAIITNGRVQVTRRWAGIRLSQTDYPFTSLQQLVLKEGARITANGKHTQMMALAIEHQGKLKTIAEGIQGQEPAKALKYLLIKKLSEVQSSTEKAA